DNA from Candidatus Bathyarchaeota archaeon:
TTCAAATCTATTAATGGACAGTACAAATGCGCGTGTTACTGGCGCGGTGAGCAGGTCAGAAGATAAGAATGATATGGCTCAATCCGCTCGAGTGCATAGGTTAGGCTTCCTAGGAGTCGAGCTTTCTTCCCGACAAGAAGACTTTGCCAATAGCTTCCTCGTCTCTCCAACTTTTTGACTTGTAAAAATCTAGATACATACTCCGGTGTTATAATCCATTTGTGATAGACGATGTATGATTTGTTTCTTATTTTATTCAAACCTTCCATTATCTCTAAAATGACAAATGGAAGTGAGGGCATAAACAAGTTGAGCAGAAGTATCCGTAGATAGCACCTTGTGTTGGAAGCATTCTTCTCTAAAGGAAAACCGACCATGATTTTTGCTCCCTTCTTTGAAACCCGATTGATTTCCATAAGGCAAAGGCGTGGTTTGTCTAGATGTTCCAATAAATGCGAACAATTGATGAGATCGAAGACCTTGGGCTTGAAAGGCATATGGTGGGCATCACATACAATGGTAGGCTTGAAATTTCGATTCAAATCAATGTTCACGTCGAACTCATTTTTAGATCCACAACCTATGTCGAGGCTCATCAAGATTATGCATGCACCTTCTCGAGGCGTATTTTTGCGCGCGCGCACACAAACGATAGTAGAGAAAACTTTGTTGCATTCAAATATGCTGGAAAATGGCAAATTCGGCTTTTCAACTGTCCTTCATGGTTGGCATGTTTCTATAAATCTCACATGCACCATTTGAATATATTCTGTTTAGGCTATCAAAACGAAAAGAAAGTTCACTGGAATTCCATAAACGACTTCCAGACACTATCACTCCGTCAACAACATTCAATGTACTCAAGTAAACAGTGCCGTTATCTGCCACTATTGTGGTGTTAGATAACCCATAGACGTACCCTCTGTAAACCATTCCATAAATGGTTAACACATTGTTTCGAGATACGCCATCTGCATATAGTCGCGAATTTTCAACATCAACGTTTTTCGACAGCCAAAGAGCGCCAGACACGCTTTTCCCGTCCATGTATCCAATGTTGCCGTATAATCTCAAAGCAGTCATCCTATGTTTGCTCAAAGGTACCGACCAGTTATCACTTCCAGTAACCTCGTAAATAAAGCCAGTTTGAAAAAGAAAGTAAGGCACCAACACAGTTAGCAATAAAACAGAAACAACAAGTTCTTTTTCTCGCTTGGATATTATGTTAACGATAACCTCGCCGCCCAATATGCAGAAAGGTGCTAAGAAAAATAATAGTATATGGTAGAACCTCGTCATATTCATTGTATTAGCTAATCCCGGCACCAGTATGAGTGCAGCTAAAAACGCCATGGCTACAATGCTAATTGCGAAGTATTCTTTATCAAAACGAAATCTTGTGCGTTTTGTGACCAAACCAACGAAACCAACAGCAATAAGGGCCTGTGTAAGATACGCGAATGCTCTGCTAATTGTATTCCAAATAGATGGTGATTCTATCAGCCCCAAACCCGTCAATACAGTTTGTCCTCGTGATGTTGGATTAAAAAAGTCGCCTAATTGACGGTAAACATAATCGCTGAATGACAAGAAACTATCGAAAACAGTTGAACTTGATGTGTAAATATACCATGTAAACATTACTACAAAAAAGAAAACAACCATACTTACAGTCATATTTCTACTTTGACGTTTTAAGACAACTAAGGAAATTAAACTAAAAGAAATAAAGAACAGGAAAATTTCTGCGAGCCCATAATGTGACGTTACCAAAGCAAAGCTTAAAATCATAAAACACATCATCCTGTTAACGGGTTTCATTTTCTTGTTCAACATGACAAGTAGCAATAAAACGAAAAACAATTCCGCAACTATCTGCCTATTCAACCCCAACATTTCAGTATAGAATGTCAACTGCGTCATGAATAGAAAAGTCGAAATGAAAGCGAGTTTTTTACCTATATACGCTCGCCAGACTTGATACAAACCTAAGGGGACGAAAGAAAAAATTAGAGGAAATAGTATCTTGAACACCCACGCGGGATCTATATTTAAAAAAGTTGAGTAAATTGTTGGAAGAATAGTAACACTTAACATTGCATTAGTTCTGCCATACCCTATATCCCAAATGACGGGAGTAGATGAATTCCAATACGCACGGATTTCTGTAGTTTTTAAGACAAAGTATTCAACGGGGACATCTGAGCCGAAAGAAACTAGGTAGTTGGATATGAGCGAAGAATGAAAGAGCAGAGAGATGGCAATCATGAGCACAGCGAAGGGATAAAGTTTTGGAGGCAATCGTTTCTTAGAAATAACCCCGATAAATAACAGAGAGATTGCTATTATCATAACGAGTAAAATCAAGTTATTTTCATAAGTGTTTACCAATATTGCTCCCATAATGCTGAAAATAGGAGGAATTATAAGGAGTAGCACTAAGGGAGATAACCCAAGTGTTTCAGCTCCAAAAAGGTTAACATCATCACTTCTTAAATAAATTAAAACTCCACCTATGAGAATAAGGCTGTTCAAAATTATCGTTAAAGGCATCAGCGAAAGCGGCTGCGAAATGCCAAGTAGAAAACAAAATTCGTTTATTAAAAGTCCAGCAATCATCAGAAAAGCAACACTAAGCCCCACCGAAAAAAGGATGGTTTCCAATCCGCCAAGCTCATCCAATTTTAGTAGCTTAATAATAACGAATCCTGGAACAAAGGTGAGATAAAGAAATCCAATAACTTGCCT
Protein-coding regions in this window:
- a CDS encoding DUF2206 domain-containing protein; its protein translation is MSSMLAKWKSKDFLLVILFLQSTVYATVFFDVPVARQVIGFLYLTFVPGFVIIKLLKLDELGGLETILFSVGLSVAFLMIAGLLINEFCFLLGISQPLSLMPLTIILNSLILIGGVLIYLRSDDVNLFGAETLGLSPLVLLLIIPPIFSIMGAILVNTYENNLILLVMIIAISLLFIGVISKKRLPPKLYPFAVLMIAISLLFHSSLISNYLVSFGSDVPVEYFVLKTTEIRAYWNSSTPVIWDIGYGRTNAMLSVTILPTIYSTFLNIDPAWVFKILFPLIFSFVPLGLYQVWRAYIGKKLAFISTFLFMTQLTFYTEMLGLNRQIVAELFFVLLLLVMLNKKMKPVNRMMCFMILSFALVTSHYGLAEIFLFFISFSLISLVVLKRQSRNMTVSMVVFFFVVMFTWYIYTSSSTVFDSFLSFSDYVYRQLGDFFNPTSRGQTVLTGLGLIESPSIWNTISRAFAYLTQALIAVGFVGLVTKRTRFRFDKEYFAISIVAMAFLAALILVPGLANTMNMTRFYHILLFFLAPFCILGGEVIVNIISKREKELVVSVLLLTVLVPYFLFQTGFIYEVTGSDNWSVPLSKHRMTALRLYGNIGYMDGKSVSGALWLSKNVDVENSRLYADGVSRNNVLTIYGMVYRGYVYGLSNTTIVADNGTVYLSTLNVVDGVIVSGSRLWNSSELSFRFDSLNRIYSNGACEIYRNMPTMKDS